The Acetonema longum DSM 6540 genome has a window encoding:
- a CDS encoding TrmH family RNA methyltransferase, translated as MTEIITSPHNPLIKMVSCLTQKKYRQQTGLFVAEGIRLAEELAAAGWPVEACILSASAEQNPRAQDLVRSVSSRTRVVKVSDDIFQKMADTEQPQGILLVARSRQYQLTDLITRTKAFLLVLDNVQDPGNIGALIRTGDAAGCSGVILTVGCADIYSTKVVRASMGSIFHLPVLQGITPEDVIQYCRQQDILLAATSLEQSTVYWNTDLSGSLALVFGNEGNGVSQRLLDESLLKVHIPLLGKAESLNVSSAAAVILYDAVRQRYAGL; from the coding sequence ATGACAGAAATTATTACCAGTCCTCATAATCCCTTGATTAAGATGGTCAGTTGTCTGACGCAAAAAAAATATCGCCAGCAAACCGGATTGTTTGTGGCGGAAGGAATTCGTCTGGCGGAAGAACTGGCGGCAGCTGGCTGGCCTGTGGAGGCTTGCATTCTTTCCGCTTCTGCCGAACAGAATCCCCGGGCGCAAGATTTGGTCCGGTCCGTGAGCAGCCGGACCCGAGTCGTTAAGGTATCAGATGACATTTTTCAAAAGATGGCTGATACGGAACAGCCTCAGGGGATACTTTTGGTGGCCAGAAGCAGGCAATATCAATTGACTGATTTGATAACCCGGACAAAAGCGTTTTTGCTGGTGTTGGATAATGTTCAGGATCCTGGCAATATTGGCGCCTTGATTCGAACCGGCGATGCGGCCGGGTGCTCCGGTGTCATTTTGACTGTCGGCTGTGCGGATATCTACTCGACTAAAGTGGTCCGGGCCAGTATGGGGTCCATCTTTCATTTGCCGGTGCTGCAGGGAATCACCCCTGAAGACGTTATTCAATATTGCCGCCAGCAGGATATTTTGCTGGCAGCCACATCGCTGGAACAATCCACCGTGTACTGGAATACTGATTTGTCCGGTTCCCTGGCGTTAGTGTTCGGTAATGAAGGAAACGGAGTCAGCCAAAGGCTGTTGGACGAAAGTCTCTTAAAAGTGCATATCCCTCTCTTAGGCAAGGCGGAATCTCTTAATGTATCCTCGGCGGCGGCGGTCATCCTTTATGATGCTGTGCGGCAGCGCTACGCCGGCTTGTAA
- the pheT gene encoding phenylalanine--tRNA ligase subunit beta, producing MRASIQWLKDYVDFEQTPQELADMLTMAGVPVEHIEYLGEGISQVVTGKILQVAPHPNADKLVVVKVDTGTQTLTICTGATNVRQGQVVPVALVGAKLPGGKEIGHTNLRGIDSAGMLCSAEELKLDKKTLSPDAKDGILTLPGDTPVGKDIREVLGLDDVVLEFELTANRADCFSVLGLAREVAVLTKGSLKKPILNLREAGRDKTVNLASVTIEEPGLCSRFVARLLQDVKIGPSPVWMQQRIRAAGMRPINNIVDVTNFVMLELGQPMHAYDYNLLAKHSIIVRKAQPGEKITTLDGTKRELAPDMLVIADAFQAVGVAGVMGGLATEVTANTQTVLLEAASFHPVSIRRASRALGLRSEASGRFERGTDTVNTIRAVDRAAKLLEEMGACKVCPTVIDQYPSLALPKQVEFTPQQVNEYLGTDIDRNTMLGILQRLEFEVDTKGDSILVTVPSWRGDVTGLADICEEVARITGYDNIAATTPAGNVKRGEQSYRQQIIDVIQDVLAGQGFHEVISFSFTHPAILDKLQIPEYSELRRFIPVLNPITEELPVLRTTLMGGILETISRNVSRKNEDLKIYEIGAVYLPPSLPLKNQPQEPVMLCGALMGRRYGSEWSQAKDLVDFYDAKGTLEIMLDRLGITDYQVDVTEHYGMHPGKTAVLRKNGVDLAFVGEVHPKVLQAFDLNRKVYMFECNISAIVNTSRLIGRYQALPRFPAIARDLAIVLPDTVEALDVARKIQESGGDLLQSVRLFDVYTGGQIQSGFRSLAFSLTFRAPDRTLTDEEIEQHYRSVIDQLEASFGAKLRV from the coding sequence ATGCGCGCATCAATTCAATGGCTGAAAGATTATGTGGATTTTGAACAAACGCCGCAAGAATTGGCGGATATGCTGACTATGGCCGGCGTGCCAGTTGAACATATTGAGTATTTGGGAGAAGGGATCAGCCAGGTTGTAACCGGAAAGATACTACAGGTGGCCCCGCATCCCAATGCGGATAAACTGGTGGTAGTCAAAGTGGATACCGGAACTCAAACGCTCACTATTTGTACCGGAGCCACCAACGTCCGTCAGGGACAGGTGGTGCCGGTGGCTTTGGTTGGCGCGAAGCTGCCGGGCGGCAAGGAAATAGGGCATACAAACCTTCGCGGCATAGATTCTGCAGGAATGCTGTGTTCGGCTGAGGAATTGAAGCTGGACAAGAAGACCTTGTCACCGGATGCCAAGGATGGCATCCTAACCTTGCCGGGCGACACCCCGGTGGGGAAAGATATCAGGGAAGTATTGGGTCTGGATGATGTGGTCTTGGAGTTTGAGCTGACAGCTAACCGGGCGGATTGTTTCAGTGTGCTGGGGCTGGCGCGGGAAGTGGCGGTTTTAACGAAAGGTTCACTGAAAAAACCGATTCTCAACCTGCGGGAAGCAGGCCGGGATAAGACTGTGAATTTGGCTAGTGTAACTATTGAAGAGCCAGGTCTGTGCTCCCGTTTTGTCGCCAGGCTCCTGCAGGATGTTAAAATCGGCCCTTCCCCGGTCTGGATGCAGCAGCGGATTCGGGCGGCCGGCATGCGTCCCATTAACAATATCGTCGATGTTACCAACTTTGTGATGCTGGAGTTGGGGCAGCCTATGCACGCCTATGATTACAACCTGCTGGCCAAACATTCTATTATTGTCCGCAAAGCTCAGCCCGGCGAAAAAATCACGACCCTGGACGGAACCAAGCGGGAATTGGCACCGGACATGCTGGTTATCGCCGATGCCTTTCAGGCGGTAGGAGTAGCTGGAGTGATGGGTGGTTTGGCTACAGAGGTAACCGCTAACACTCAAACCGTTCTATTGGAAGCGGCTTCTTTTCATCCGGTCAGCATTCGCCGTGCATCTCGGGCGCTGGGACTGCGTTCCGAGGCTTCCGGACGGTTTGAACGGGGTACGGATACTGTCAATACGATCCGGGCAGTTGACAGGGCGGCAAAACTCCTCGAGGAGATGGGGGCCTGTAAAGTCTGCCCCACGGTTATTGATCAGTATCCCAGTTTGGCGTTGCCGAAACAGGTGGAGTTTACGCCACAACAGGTTAACGAGTACCTGGGAACTGACATTGACAGAAATACCATGCTGGGGATCCTGCAGCGCCTGGAATTTGAAGTGGATACAAAAGGTGATTCCATTCTGGTTACGGTACCAAGCTGGCGTGGGGACGTAACCGGTCTGGCTGATATCTGCGAGGAGGTTGCCCGGATTACCGGCTATGACAACATTGCGGCCACAACGCCGGCGGGCAATGTAAAACGTGGCGAGCAAAGTTATCGCCAGCAGATCATTGATGTGATTCAGGATGTTTTAGCCGGACAGGGGTTTCATGAAGTGATATCCTTCAGCTTTACGCATCCGGCAATTCTTGATAAATTGCAAATTCCGGAATACAGTGAGCTTCGGAGGTTTATTCCGGTTTTAAATCCGATTACTGAAGAATTGCCGGTGCTGAGAACCACCCTGATGGGGGGGATCTTGGAGACCATTAGCCGCAATGTATCCCGTAAAAATGAAGATTTAAAAATTTACGAAATTGGTGCGGTGTATTTGCCGCCGTCCCTGCCGCTCAAAAATCAGCCTCAGGAACCGGTCATGCTATGCGGTGCGCTGATGGGACGCCGCTATGGTTCGGAGTGGAGTCAGGCCAAGGATTTAGTAGATTTTTATGACGCCAAGGGAACCTTGGAAATCATGCTGGACCGGCTTGGTATTACAGACTATCAGGTGGATGTGACAGAACATTATGGCATGCATCCCGGCAAGACCGCTGTTTTGCGTAAAAATGGCGTTGATCTTGCCTTTGTCGGGGAAGTGCATCCGAAGGTGCTGCAGGCGTTCGATCTCAATCGCAAAGTCTATATGTTTGAGTGCAATATCAGCGCTATTGTCAATACGTCCCGCCTAATCGGAAGGTACCAGGCTCTCCCACGTTTTCCGGCTATCGCCAGGGATTTGGCCATTGTTCTGCCGGATACGGTAGAAGCCCTGGATGTGGCAAGAAAGATTCAGGAAAGCGGTGGTGACTTATTGCAATCGGTCCGTTTATTTGATGTATATACCGGCGGGCAGATCCAGTCCGGATTCCGCAGTTTGGCGTTCTCCCTGACCTTTCGGGCTCCTGACCGCACCCTGACCGATGAAGAAATTGAGCAGCACTATCGTTCGGTTATTGACCAGTTGGAAGCCTCCTTTGGCGCTAAATTGCGCGTATAA
- a CDS encoding class II fructose-bisphosphate aldolase — MALVTMREVLQNARKRKYAVGGFNVFNLETLGAVVEVAEELKSPLVLGIPERLLKFVDADTLAAAMVKAAQKSSVPIALHLDHGYSYEGMMKAIRWGFTSIMYDGSSLAYAENLKRTKEITRIAHSLDMSVEGELGFIDSFEGPNASHPDSMVTPEMAAEFAHKTQIDALAIAVSNNHGSSRGNGNVNIQRLSELSGAVAVPLVMHGGAKLTRDEYRQSIQTGITKINVATDASSVAADTLKTVLEKSPGTNYISLMGIVKKAVKDSVRKYMLSFDCISKAI, encoded by the coding sequence TTGGCCTTGGTTACAATGCGGGAAGTGCTTCAAAATGCGCGGAAGCGTAAGTACGCAGTCGGTGGATTTAACGTCTTTAACCTCGAGACACTGGGGGCAGTGGTCGAAGTGGCTGAAGAATTAAAATCCCCCCTGGTGCTTGGTATTCCGGAGAGACTGCTAAAATTTGTTGATGCTGACACGCTGGCAGCAGCTATGGTAAAGGCGGCTCAAAAATCCTCTGTGCCCATTGCTCTGCACTTAGACCATGGATACAGCTATGAAGGCATGATGAAGGCGATTCGGTGGGGTTTTACTTCTATCATGTATGACGGGTCCTCCCTGGCATATGCCGAAAATCTAAAAAGAACAAAAGAAATCACACGTATAGCCCATTCTCTTGATATGTCAGTTGAGGGAGAATTGGGCTTTATTGATTCTTTTGAGGGACCAAACGCCTCTCATCCCGATTCGATGGTTACACCGGAAATGGCTGCTGAATTTGCCCATAAAACCCAAATTGACGCCTTGGCTATCGCTGTAAGCAATAATCATGGCTCCAGTCGCGGCAACGGCAACGTTAATATTCAGCGTCTCAGCGAGTTGTCCGGTGCAGTGGCGGTGCCTTTGGTGATGCACGGTGGGGCAAAATTGACCAGGGATGAATACAGGCAATCGATTCAGACCGGTATAACCAAGATTAACGTTGCGACCGATGCATCATCCGTCGCAGCGGACACCTTAAAGACCGTATTGGAGAAAAGCCCCGGCACAAATTATATTAGCTTAATGGGGATTGTAAAAAAGGCAGTTAAGGATTCAGTCAGAAAATATATGCTGTCATTCGACTGCATTTCGAAAGCGATATAG
- the rpmI gene encoding 50S ribosomal protein L35, with protein sequence MPKIKTRRSAAKRFTKTGAGEFKRSKAFKRHILEKKSPGRKRNLRKAGLVSKSDYERVSKMLPYA encoded by the coding sequence ATGCCGAAGATTAAAACCCGTCGTTCCGCTGCTAAGCGGTTCACAAAAACCGGCGCCGGTGAATTCAAACGTTCCAAAGCTTTCAAAAGGCACATTCTGGAGAAAAAATCCCCCGGTCGTAAACGCAATCTGCGCAAAGCCGGCTTAGTCAGTAAATCCGACTATGAACGCGTATCCAAAATGTTACCTTACGCTTAA
- a CDS encoding TrkH family potassium uptake protein: MNSSKQRRLISFFIDMPDWKFTPYQVLVLSFAGLIALGTLLLMTPQALAGGNSISIVDALFTATSAVCITGLSVVDTGTQFSLFGQTVIIFLVQVGGLGLMTMTTLMALLIGKKIRLRERVIIQQALNQLSMSGLVKLTLYIVKITLLIEFVGGTILALRLYHDYGIMGIYMGYWHAISAFCNAGFDLFGNFTSLTRYVGDFIVNMTVGVLILLGGVGFTVISDVWESRQFSRCSLHTKIVLVTTAILTVIGTLGVFMLEFTNENTLGGLAWFDKIMASLFQSLTVRSAGYATIDIEQLHEATWLYFCVLMFIGASPASTGGGIKTTTFAVIVMAVSAFIQGKADVEIFQRKIPYVVIYKSFAIFSIAVGLVVSFCIILSLTEEAPFILILFEVVSALGTTGLSTGLTPELTNTGKISIMIAMFAGRVGPMTLVLALALKKQKSSPVQYPEGKIIIG, encoded by the coding sequence ATGAATTCCTCAAAACAGAGGAGGTTGATTTCATTTTTCATCGATATGCCTGATTGGAAATTCACCCCGTATCAGGTATTAGTCCTCAGCTTCGCCGGCCTCATTGCCTTAGGCACTCTTTTATTGATGACGCCGCAGGCATTGGCCGGCGGGAATTCTATTTCCATTGTTGACGCCCTGTTCACCGCCACCTCAGCTGTTTGCATCACCGGATTAAGCGTAGTTGATACGGGTACCCAGTTTAGTTTGTTTGGGCAGACGGTTATTATTTTTCTCGTTCAGGTGGGCGGATTAGGGCTTATGACTATGACCACTCTCATGGCGTTGTTAATAGGAAAAAAAATTCGCCTGCGGGAACGGGTCATCATCCAGCAAGCTTTAAATCAATTATCCATGTCGGGTCTGGTCAAACTGACGCTGTACATAGTGAAAATTACCCTGTTGATTGAATTCGTCGGGGGAACCATATTAGCCTTACGATTGTATCACGATTATGGTATCATGGGGATATATATGGGTTACTGGCATGCAATATCGGCTTTCTGCAATGCGGGATTTGATCTGTTTGGCAATTTTACCAGCTTAACTCGCTATGTGGGAGACTTTATCGTAAATATGACGGTCGGGGTCCTGATTCTGCTGGGCGGAGTCGGTTTCACCGTTATCTCCGATGTCTGGGAAAGCAGACAATTCAGCCGTTGCTCTCTGCACACCAAGATTGTCCTGGTAACCACAGCTATTCTCACTGTCATCGGTACGTTAGGCGTGTTTATGCTGGAATTCACAAATGAAAATACTCTGGGCGGCTTAGCCTGGTTTGATAAGATCATGGCCAGTCTGTTCCAATCGCTGACGGTTCGCAGTGCAGGCTATGCTACGATTGATATCGAACAGTTGCATGAGGCGACTTGGCTGTATTTTTGCGTGCTGATGTTTATCGGGGCATCTCCTGCCTCGACCGGCGGCGGTATAAAAACAACTACTTTTGCCGTGATTGTCATGGCTGTCAGCGCCTTCATTCAGGGCAAAGCCGATGTGGAGATATTTCAGCGAAAAATCCCCTATGTGGTTATCTATAAATCCTTTGCGATTTTTTCCATAGCGGTTGGTTTAGTAGTTTCGTTTTGTATCATTCTGTCTCTGACGGAAGAAGCCCCCTTTATTCTCATCTTATTTGAAGTTGTCTCGGCGCTGGGGACGACAGGCCTGTCTACCGGCCTCACCCCAGAATTGACCAATACCGGTAAGATCAGTATTATGATCGCCATGTTCGCCGGGCGGGTCGGACCGATGACCCTGGTACTGGCGTTGGCGCTGAAAAAGCAAAAAAGCAGTCCGGTTCAGTATCCGGAGGGGAAAATAATCATTGGATAA
- the infC gene encoding translation initiation factor IF-3, with product MAISKEQLKVNEEIRAREVRLVSSTNEQLGVMTLRDALRLAGEQQLDLVEVAPTAKPPVCRIMDFGKFRFEQQKREKEVKKKQKVVSVKEVKLRPNIEDHDFHVKLKNAQRFIADGDKVKVTIMFRGRELTHPELGREVLLRMAEELKDAVTVEREPKLEGKNMIMIVAPKAHN from the coding sequence ATAGCAATTAGCAAAGAGCAATTAAAGGTGAACGAAGAAATCCGGGCGAGGGAAGTTCGTCTAGTCAGCAGCACGAATGAACAATTAGGGGTTATGACCCTAAGGGATGCATTGCGTCTGGCCGGCGAACAACAGCTGGATTTGGTCGAGGTAGCCCCTACTGCCAAACCGCCGGTTTGCCGTATTATGGATTTTGGCAAGTTTAGGTTTGAGCAGCAGAAACGTGAAAAAGAAGTCAAGAAGAAACAAAAGGTAGTTTCCGTTAAAGAGGTAAAATTACGGCCTAACATCGAAGATCATGATTTCCATGTCAAACTGAAGAACGCGCAGCGCTTTATTGCCGACGGCGATAAAGTAAAAGTGACGATCATGTTCCGCGGCCGCGAACTGACCCATCCGGAACTGGGCAGAGAGGTTCTGCTCCGGATGGCCGAGGAATTAAAAGATGCGGTGACCGTTGAGCGCGAACCGAAGCTTGAAGGGAAAAATATGATTATGATAGTAGCACCGAAAGCACATAATTAA
- the rplT gene encoding 50S ribosomal protein L20, whose product MPRVKKGVTAHRRHKKILKLAKGYRGSKSTLFKKANETVMKALYYARRDRRAKKRDFRKLWIARINAAARMNQISYSQFMNGLKKAGIEVNRKMLADMAVNDMKAFAQLVATAKQQLH is encoded by the coding sequence ATGCCAAGAGTAAAAAAAGGCGTGACTGCACATAGACGTCATAAGAAAATTTTAAAACTGGCCAAGGGGTATAGAGGTTCTAAGAGCACTTTGTTCAAAAAGGCCAATGAAACGGTTATGAAGGCGCTTTACTATGCGCGTCGTGACCGCCGGGCCAAAAAACGCGATTTCCGTAAGCTCTGGATTGCCCGTATCAATGCGGCTGCCAGAATGAATCAGATCTCCTACAGTCAATTTATGAACGGTCTCAAAAAAGCCGGTATTGAAGTAAACCGTAAAATGCTGGCGGATATGGCTGTGAATGATATGAAGGCATTTGCACAATTGGTTGCCACTGCCAAGCAACAATTACATTAA
- the pheS gene encoding phenylalanine--tRNA ligase subunit alpha, which produces MRQELEELRKASAAEFRTAADLDELYELKVKYLGKKGSLTNVLRGVGALSPQERPVIGQIVNEIRVELEQIINQRSDELKEIELERRLASERIDVTLPGRKTQLGNRHPITLTLNHMKSIFMRMGFQIAEGPEVETDYYNFEALNLPKDHPARDMQDSFYITEDILLRTHTSPVQARSMQAAEPNQPIRIIAPGKVYRRDYDATHSPMFHQVEGLYIDKGVRFSDLKGILQLFVQEMFGKNAKVRLRPSFFPFTEPSAEVDVSCTSCGGKGCRGCAGTGWLEILGSGMVHPHVLEMSGFDPRQVSGFAFGMGVERIAMLVYGIDDLRLFYDNDIRFLRQF; this is translated from the coding sequence ATGAGACAGGAATTAGAAGAGCTGCGAAAAGCTTCGGCGGCCGAGTTTCGGACGGCTGCTGATTTGGATGAGCTGTATGAACTTAAGGTCAAATATCTAGGAAAAAAAGGAAGCTTGACCAATGTTTTGCGCGGAGTGGGCGCGCTCAGTCCCCAGGAGCGTCCGGTAATAGGACAAATTGTCAATGAAATCCGGGTCGAGTTGGAGCAAATCATCAATCAGCGCAGTGATGAATTAAAAGAAATCGAACTGGAAAGGCGGTTGGCTTCCGAGCGTATTGACGTCACATTGCCGGGCCGGAAAACCCAGTTAGGGAATCGACATCCGATCACATTGACGTTAAATCACATGAAGAGTATTTTTATGCGGATGGGCTTTCAGATTGCGGAAGGACCGGAAGTGGAAACGGATTATTATAATTTTGAGGCATTGAACCTGCCCAAGGACCATCCGGCACGGGACATGCAGGATTCTTTTTACATAACCGAGGATATATTGCTCAGAACCCATACTTCACCGGTTCAGGCCAGGAGCATGCAGGCTGCCGAGCCGAATCAGCCGATCCGAATTATTGCCCCGGGGAAGGTCTATCGTCGGGATTATGATGCGACTCATTCTCCGATGTTTCATCAGGTGGAAGGATTGTACATAGATAAAGGCGTGCGCTTTTCCGATCTAAAAGGAATTTTGCAGTTATTTGTGCAGGAAATGTTCGGAAAAAATGCTAAAGTGAGACTGCGCCCTAGTTTTTTTCCTTTTACAGAGCCTAGCGCCGAAGTCGATGTGTCTTGTACTTCCTGCGGCGGCAAGGGATGCCGCGGCTGCGCCGGCACCGGTTGGCTGGAGATACTGGGATCAGGCATGGTTCATCCCCATGTTCTGGAGATGAGCGGTTTCGATCCAAGGCAGGTCAGCGGCTTCGCTTTTGGCATGGGGGTTGAACGGATTGCCATGCTGGTGTATGGCATTGATGACCTGAGATTGTTTTATGATAATGATATACGGTTCCTGCGCCAGTTCTAG
- a CDS encoding potassium channel family protein encodes MAKDKQFAVIGLGRFGSSVAKTLHQLGYEVLAIDSNEETVQKFADEVTHVAIADTTDANSLKALGIRNFDVVVVAIGEDVQANVLTTLVVKELGVHYIIAKARNELHGKMLEKIGADKIVYPERDMGQRVAHNLVSTNVLDYVELSPNLGLVEVRIPRKFIGQSLAEVNLRATYGVNVVAIKRGQQLIVSPRPDEKMNDNDILIVVGDTSGIQRLESNV; translated from the coding sequence ATGGCGAAAGATAAGCAATTTGCCGTAATCGGACTGGGCCGGTTCGGTTCAAGTGTTGCCAAAACGTTGCATCAGCTGGGCTACGAAGTGCTGGCCATTGATTCCAACGAAGAGACTGTACAAAAATTTGCCGATGAAGTAACCCATGTGGCTATTGCTGATACGACTGATGCCAACAGTTTAAAGGCGCTGGGAATCCGTAATTTTGACGTGGTGGTAGTGGCTATAGGGGAAGACGTTCAGGCTAATGTATTGACCACCTTGGTTGTAAAGGAACTGGGGGTGCACTATATTATCGCCAAAGCCCGCAACGAACTGCATGGGAAGATGCTGGAGAAAATTGGAGCGGACAAGATTGTGTATCCGGAACGGGATATGGGGCAGCGGGTGGCGCATAATCTGGTTTCGACGAATGTACTTGATTATGTGGAATTATCACCGAATCTTGGACTGGTGGAGGTTCGGATCCCCCGCAAGTTTATCGGACAAAGCCTAGCGGAGGTCAATCTCCGGGCGACATACGGCGTGAATGTGGTAGCGATCAAACGAGGTCAGCAACTCATTGTCTCGCCGCGGCCGGATGAGAAAATGAATGATAATGATATTCTGATTGTGGTTGGCGATACTTCCGGAATTCAAAGATTGGAAAGTAATGTATGA
- a CDS encoding TrkH family potassium uptake protein: MKLPTQQALLRSLIDTSEWKLTPYQILVLGFAVLIFLGTFLLMTPLASASGQSLSFIDALFTATSAVCVTGLVVVDTGTYFTLFGQMVIIFLIQVGGLGIMTMTTLMALLTGKKIRLRERLVIQEALNQLSLAGVVKLTSYIIKVTLCIEFIGGTILALRWYDEYSLMGIYMGYWHAVSSFCNAGFDLFGHFSSLTHYVGDFTVNMTVCSLIILGGIGFTVISDVRDASSFRRCSLHTRIVLMTTAVFLVAGTIGIFFLELLNVKTLGSLSWVDKLLASFFQSVTTRTAGYNTLDISQMNQATWLYMIFLMFIGASPASTGGGIKTSTFAVIVMAIGAFTRGKTEAEIFERRISHVTTYKAFTVFFMAAGLVVLACMVLSITEQTPFINILFEVVSAFGTVGLSTGITPGLSPVGKIGIIITMFAGRVGLMTIILALVLRERKKSVVQYPEGKIIIG; encoded by the coding sequence ATGAAATTGCCAACGCAACAGGCGTTGCTTCGTTCTCTAATCGACACGTCAGAATGGAAACTTACGCCGTATCAGATATTGGTCCTTGGTTTCGCCGTTCTGATTTTTTTGGGAACTTTTTTATTGATGACGCCGCTGGCATCCGCCAGCGGCCAATCGCTTTCTTTCATAGATGCCTTGTTTACGGCAACCTCGGCTGTTTGCGTCACCGGACTGGTTGTAGTTGATACAGGAACTTATTTCACCCTGTTTGGCCAGATGGTGATCATCTTTCTCATTCAGGTGGGGGGATTAGGGATCATGACTATGACAACTCTGATGGCGTTATTAACGGGGAAAAAGATCCGACTGCGCGAGAGATTAGTGATACAAGAAGCGTTAAACCAGCTATCTCTGGCCGGTGTGGTCAAGCTCACTTCATACATTATAAAGGTTACCCTTTGTATCGAATTTATCGGAGGAACGATATTGGCCTTACGATGGTATGATGAGTATAGCCTCATGGGTATTTATATGGGCTACTGGCATGCAGTATCGTCCTTTTGCAATGCGGGTTTCGATTTATTTGGGCATTTTTCCAGCCTAACCCATTATGTCGGAGACTTCACCGTGAACATGACGGTTTGTTCCCTAATCATCCTTGGTGGTATCGGCTTCACTGTAATTTCTGATGTTCGGGACGCCAGCAGCTTCCGCCGCTGCTCACTGCACACCAGGATCGTCTTGATGACTACGGCGGTTTTCTTGGTCGCCGGCACGATCGGTATATTTTTTCTTGAATTATTAAATGTGAAAACATTGGGGAGTTTATCCTGGGTTGACAAGTTACTTGCCAGTTTCTTTCAGTCTGTAACAACCCGTACGGCAGGGTATAATACACTTGATATTAGTCAGATGAATCAGGCAACTTGGCTGTATATGATTTTCTTAATGTTTATCGGAGCTTCTCCCGCCTCTACCGGCGGCGGTATTAAAACATCGACGTTTGCCGTTATTGTTATGGCTATCGGTGCCTTTACCCGGGGAAAAACTGAGGCGGAAATATTTGAAAGAAGAATTTCTCATGTTACTACATATAAGGCGTTTACGGTTTTTTTCATGGCAGCAGGTTTGGTTGTTTTGGCTTGTATGGTATTGTCGATTACGGAACAGACCCCGTTTATCAACATTTTATTTGAGGTAGTTTCAGCGTTTGGCACAGTGGGGTTGTCTACCGGGATTACGCCGGGACTATCCCCTGTTGGTAAAATAGGAATCATAATCACCATGTTTGCCGGCCGGGTTGGGCTTATGACAATCATACTGGCTTTGGTGCTAAGGGAACGCAAAAAAAGCGTAGTTCAGTATCCAGAAGGAAAAATAATCATTGGATAA